A single Tindallia californiensis DNA region contains:
- a CDS encoding signal peptidase I produces MLNTNLSKIRPEGHYQNDCWIILMVICFSVFIYGLIEGFSVQYSDIPPSILGYRMYVVHGSSMEPTIMNGSLIIVKEKEAEMIQIDEIITYLCYRSQKPCTTHRVVGIEKWSNGSVGEVSFVTMGDANRVEDPTLVQSCKVVGVVRRIIEPHHVRNITLWLKITVKLVMFFIFMLLGARVYSKKSF; encoded by the coding sequence GCCGGAAGGTCATTATCAAAATGATTGCTGGATAATATTGATGGTCATATGCTTCTCTGTTTTTATTTATGGGTTAATAGAAGGTTTTTCTGTTCAATATAGTGATATTCCACCAAGCATTTTAGGGTATCGAATGTATGTTGTACATGGAAGTAGTATGGAGCCAACTATCATGAATGGCTCTTTGATCATTGTGAAAGAAAAAGAAGCTGAAATGATACAAATTGATGAAATCATTACTTATTTATGCTATAGAAGTCAAAAGCCTTGCACAACACATCGAGTGGTGGGGATAGAAAAATGGAGCAATGGAAGCGTTGGTGAAGTAAGTTTTGTTACAATGGGTGATGCTAATAGAGTAGAAGATCCGACATTGGTTCAATCATGTAAAGTTGTTGGTGTGGTGAGGCGTATTATAGAACCACATCATGTAAGAAACATTACTCTATGGCTTAAAATAACCGTAAAATTAGTGATGTTTTTTATATTTATGCTATTGGGGGCACGGGTTTATTCAAAGAAATCTTTTTAG